The following are encoded in a window of Tessaracoccus flavescens genomic DNA:
- a CDS encoding alpha/beta fold hydrolase codes for MQDLAIEDHTLTVPLDWENPDDGRTIDVHAAVVTREGGEKLPYITFLQGGPGHEAPTPLHSPSSPSWLDTALERYRVVLLDQRGTGRSTPIGDADLERGTDELVERLTHLRADSIVRDAEALREHLGAKTWSTLGQSFGGFTTLSYLSTHADSLDTVFFTGGLSAVGHTPDEAYALSYDKLRAASKAYYRRFPEQRDAVRRLVDLAAAGDIVLPSGEVVSVSRIRSLGSLLGSDDGWQSLWALLAKDPATNAFRYDLADALPFGGRNPLYYVIHESCYADGHATNWAAERVEPDDFKQDPTLLTGEHVRREWAETVPAFQPWADVVDRIAAVEWPRLYDEAALEASGAKGAAAVYYNDLYVPVEYSMETAALLPDVKTYVTSIHEHSGLRSGDVLPHLFDLAAGRAVR; via the coding sequence ATGCAGGATCTGGCCATCGAGGACCACACCCTCACCGTTCCCCTTGACTGGGAAAATCCCGATGACGGGCGCACCATCGACGTGCACGCGGCGGTCGTCACCCGCGAGGGCGGCGAGAAGCTCCCCTATATCACCTTCCTGCAGGGAGGCCCGGGCCACGAGGCTCCGACACCGTTACACAGCCCGTCTTCCCCGTCGTGGCTCGACACCGCGCTCGAGCGGTACCGCGTCGTCCTCCTCGATCAGCGGGGAACCGGAAGGTCGACGCCGATCGGGGACGCCGATCTCGAGCGGGGAACCGACGAGCTCGTCGAGCGGCTCACGCACCTGCGCGCCGACTCGATCGTGCGCGACGCCGAGGCGCTGCGGGAGCATCTCGGCGCGAAGACCTGGAGCACGCTCGGCCAGTCGTTCGGCGGCTTCACCACGCTGAGCTACCTGAGCACGCATGCCGACTCGCTCGACACCGTCTTCTTCACCGGGGGACTCAGCGCCGTCGGCCACACCCCGGACGAGGCCTACGCCCTCTCCTACGACAAGCTCCGCGCGGCCTCGAAGGCGTACTATCGCCGCTTCCCCGAGCAGCGCGACGCTGTGCGCCGGCTCGTCGACCTGGCGGCCGCGGGCGACATCGTGCTGCCCTCGGGTGAGGTCGTCTCCGTGTCGCGGATCCGGTCGCTCGGCTCGCTGCTCGGCTCCGACGACGGCTGGCAGAGCCTGTGGGCGCTGCTCGCCAAGGATCCTGCCACCAACGCCTTCCGCTACGACCTCGCCGACGCGCTCCCGTTCGGCGGCAGGAACCCGCTCTACTACGTCATCCACGAGTCCTGCTACGCAGACGGCCATGCCACGAACTGGGCGGCCGAGCGCGTCGAGCCCGACGACTTCAAGCAGGACCCGACGCTGCTGACGGGCGAACACGTTCGGCGGGAGTGGGCCGAGACCGTTCCCGCATTCCAGCCTTGGGCCGACGTCGTGGACCGGATCGCCGCCGTCGAGTGGCCCCGTCTCTACGACGAGGCCGCCCTCGAGGCCTCCGGCGCGAAGGGTGCAGCCGCCGTCTACTACAACGACCTGTACGTCCCGGTCGAGTACTCGATGGAGACGGCCGCGCTGCTGCCCGACGTCAAGACGTATGTCACCAGCATCCACGAGCACAGCGGGCTGCGCTCCGGCGACGTCCTCCCCCACCTCTTCGACCTCGCGGCCGGTCGCGCCGTGCGCTGA
- a CDS encoding RNA polymerase sigma factor, which produces MTLDPEAWRREWGRLLVLLTRRHRDVDLAEEALAEAYAAAAERWPVDGEPTNPAAWLFTAANRRAIDLRRRESTRRAALGRLAEPPPTGSEQAQDPELRLLLLACQPGLSPHAQASLALRLALGLPTSSIARLFLEQEATTAARLTRAKRRLAAGLPDLDEPDRVELRRRAGLAVEVLHLTFTAGYAPADGDLVVRADLAGEAIRLARLLARLPRADRPETLQPLLALMLLQHSRRDARTDPEGRLVLLEDQDRGRWRQDEIDEGLRLLADLAPSTGRAEEFRLQALIASEHASAPHPDATDWPGIARHYAHLEALTRSPVVRLNRAVAVAWADGAGAGLALLEGLEAALPTSHRVPAVRAELLIRAGRRDDAVEAYRRAIDLCGNEAELRHLRARLKHAERVRPPA; this is translated from the coding sequence GTGACGCTCGACCCCGAGGCGTGGCGCCGTGAGTGGGGCAGGTTGCTCGTCCTGCTCACGCGTCGCCATCGCGACGTCGACCTCGCGGAGGAGGCGCTCGCGGAGGCCTACGCTGCGGCGGCGGAACGCTGGCCGGTTGACGGGGAACCGACGAACCCGGCCGCCTGGCTGTTCACCGCGGCGAACCGCAGAGCGATCGACCTGCGCAGGCGGGAGTCGACGCGCCGCGCCGCCCTCGGGCGCCTCGCCGAACCACCTCCCACGGGGTCGGAGCAGGCGCAGGACCCGGAGCTGCGGCTGCTCCTGCTCGCCTGTCAGCCGGGGCTCAGCCCCCATGCCCAGGCCAGCCTCGCGCTGCGGCTGGCCCTCGGCCTCCCCACTTCGAGCATCGCCCGCCTCTTCCTCGAACAGGAGGCCACGACGGCCGCACGGCTCACCCGTGCCAAACGGCGGCTGGCCGCCGGGCTGCCCGACCTGGACGAGCCCGACCGGGTAGAGCTGCGCCGCCGAGCCGGGTTGGCCGTCGAGGTTCTCCACCTCACCTTCACCGCCGGCTACGCCCCCGCTGACGGCGACCTGGTCGTCCGGGCCGACCTGGCAGGGGAGGCGATCCGACTCGCGCGCCTGCTCGCCCGGCTGCCCCGGGCCGACCGCCCCGAGACGCTGCAACCCCTGCTCGCGCTGATGCTGCTGCAGCACTCGCGCCGCGACGCCCGCACCGACCCGGAAGGACGGCTCGTCCTGCTGGAGGATCAGGACAGGGGGCGCTGGCGGCAGGACGAGATCGACGAGGGGCTTCGGCTGCTGGCCGACCTGGCCCCGTCGACCGGGCGGGCGGAGGAGTTCCGACTCCAGGCGCTGATCGCCTCCGAACACGCCAGCGCACCCCATCCCGACGCGACCGACTGGCCGGGGATCGCGCGGCACTACGCCCACTTGGAGGCGCTGACCCGCTCGCCGGTGGTCAGGCTGAACCGGGCGGTCGCCGTCGCCTGGGCCGACGGCGCCGGCGCGGGCCTCGCGCTGCTCGAAGGGCTCGAGGCGGCGCTGCCCACGTCCCACCGCGTGCCCGCCGTCCGCGCAGAACTGCTGATCCGCGCCGGTCGGCGCGACGATGCGGTCGAGGCCTACCGTCGCGCGATCGACCTGTGTGGGAACGAGGCGGAGCTACGCCACCTCCGGGCGAGGCTCAAGCACGCCGAACGGGTTCGCCCGCCGGCGTGA
- a CDS encoding YciI family protein → MKFVVLLVDYVDDVNWNDLSEEEQATWMLEHQRFDEAVGSREGCRIVAGEALADDPFVFAKRDGLPAVTEGPFAEGTELIGGFYLIEAPDRDTLVELLAVLPAYVMEIRSVDTSVG, encoded by the coding sequence ATGAAGTTCGTCGTTCTCCTTGTCGACTACGTCGATGACGTCAACTGGAACGACCTCAGCGAGGAGGAGCAGGCAACGTGGATGCTTGAGCACCAGCGCTTCGACGAAGCCGTCGGGTCCCGCGAGGGGTGCCGGATCGTCGCGGGCGAAGCGCTGGCCGACGACCCCTTCGTCTTCGCCAAGCGGGACGGCCTGCCGGCGGTGACCGAGGGGCCGTTCGCGGAGGGCACCGAGCTGATCGGCGGGTTCTACCTGATCGAGGCCCCCGACCGGGACACGCTTGTCGAGCTGCTCGCGGTGCTGCCCGCGTACGTGATGGAGATCCGGTCCGTTGACACCAGCGTCGGGTGA
- a CDS encoding DMP19 family protein → MSEPLAPLLVSSESIASDDPYDVILTNIEVVNALAELLAPDELVQDALVSYYTDFYQAQVANGGFAQFVFNSGWSPLVVDAVAAGLEAMEAPRHAAVFAQARAAVDALSEDELQEFFESELFGENETRDRLDAAAEGFDDAEDDLVLRNSAFLRSRPDLVVLPEAELGEAIEQVFAALPDRAEREEALDNMPQPDYVQLIEALCEASGQDLDRITAGSPSGDGSVIWYFLTDKGLHFYKVIGDEAVMFDGETEEERARVNVAEVVTPVG, encoded by the coding sequence ATGTCCGAGCCCCTTGCCCCGCTGCTCGTCTCGTCCGAGTCGATCGCCTCTGACGATCCCTATGACGTCATCCTGACCAACATCGAGGTGGTCAACGCGCTCGCCGAACTGCTCGCCCCGGACGAGCTGGTCCAGGACGCGCTGGTCAGCTACTACACCGACTTCTACCAGGCGCAGGTCGCCAATGGCGGCTTCGCACAGTTCGTCTTCAACAGCGGCTGGTCGCCGCTCGTGGTCGACGCGGTCGCGGCGGGCCTCGAGGCGATGGAGGCTCCCCGGCACGCGGCCGTGTTCGCGCAGGCCCGCGCCGCCGTCGACGCGTTGAGCGAGGACGAGCTGCAGGAGTTCTTCGAGAGCGAGCTGTTCGGCGAGAACGAGACAAGGGATCGACTCGACGCAGCGGCAGAGGGCTTCGACGACGCCGAGGACGACCTCGTGCTGCGCAACTCGGCGTTCCTGCGCAGCCGCCCGGATCTGGTCGTGCTGCCCGAGGCGGAGCTGGGCGAGGCGATCGAGCAGGTCTTCGCCGCGCTGCCCGACCGCGCCGAGCGCGAGGAGGCCCTCGACAACATGCCGCAGCCCGACTACGTCCAGCTCATCGAGGCGCTGTGCGAGGCCTCCGGCCAGGACCTCGACCGGATCACCGCGGGCTCACCCTCGGGCGACGGTTCGGTCATCTGGTACTTCCTCACCGACAAGGGACTCCACTTCTACAAGGTGATCGGGGACGAGGCCGTCATGTTCGACGGCGAGACCGAAGAGGAGCGGGCGCGGGTCAACGTCGCCGAGGTCGTCACTCCCGTGGGCTGA
- a CDS encoding TSUP family transporter — protein sequence MLLLDAWLPDGVGLETIALLVLAAFAAGWIDAVVGGGGLIQLPALLLVPQLAPVQALATNKLASIAGTATSSLTYYRRVKPDLRTALPMAGLALAGSFGGAAVATVLPTEVFKPIIVVALAAVAVFVAVRPKLGAATSLRFTGRRHLVVACALGIVIGFYDGMLGPGTGTFLVIALVSVVGYDFIASSAKAKIVNFATNLGALALFVPTGAVVWGLGLCLAAANVAGSYLGSRTAIAKGTGFVRVVFLVVAGALIVKLGHDVWVETLSPLLSPRE from the coding sequence ATGCTCCTGCTCGACGCCTGGCTCCCCGACGGGGTCGGACTCGAGACGATCGCGCTGCTCGTGCTCGCCGCCTTCGCGGCGGGCTGGATCGACGCAGTGGTCGGCGGCGGGGGTCTGATCCAGCTGCCTGCGCTCCTGCTGGTTCCCCAGCTCGCGCCCGTCCAGGCTCTTGCCACCAACAAGCTCGCCTCCATCGCGGGCACCGCGACGAGCAGTCTCACCTATTACCGACGGGTCAAACCCGACCTCAGGACCGCGCTCCCCATGGCGGGACTCGCGCTGGCGGGCAGCTTCGGCGGGGCCGCCGTCGCGACGGTGCTGCCGACCGAGGTGTTCAAGCCGATCATCGTGGTCGCCCTCGCCGCGGTCGCGGTGTTCGTCGCCGTCCGCCCCAAGCTCGGCGCTGCGACATCGCTGCGCTTCACAGGCAGACGCCACCTCGTCGTGGCCTGCGCCCTCGGCATCGTGATCGGCTTCTACGACGGCATGCTCGGCCCGGGAACGGGCACGTTCCTCGTCATCGCGTTGGTGAGCGTCGTGGGCTACGACTTCATCGCCTCCAGCGCGAAGGCGAAGATCGTGAACTTCGCGACCAACCTGGGCGCGCTCGCGCTGTTCGTCCCAACCGGCGCCGTGGTCTGGGGGCTCGGACTCTGCCTCGCGGCGGCGAACGTTGCGGGCAGCTATCTGGGATCGCGGACGGCGATCGCCAAGGGCACCGGCTTCGTGCGCGTGGTGTTCCTCGTCGTGGCCGGGGCGTTGATCGTCAAGCTCGGCCACGACGTGTGGGTCGAGACCCTCTCGCCGTTGCTCAGCCCACGGGAGTGA
- a CDS encoding integrase catalytic domain-containing protein encodes MAARVEITKKYAKAYAAAPKKGKSQILDHVVEITGWNRDHARQQLVARLKQAPGRATATVAVIDRRKTKACKYSYDARLILQRVWAASGGSCGQYLAASMSDLIDAMEAEGELVPSQDRYSAEVRAELESMSAATIDRYLAPARAKDPIRGKTATKPGSLLRNSITVRKAGDEVEAEPGFFEVDTVAHCGPTLKGEFARSVNFTDMHTGWSFTYSIRNNAHLHIRTAFDHFIAQVPFAVTGIDCDNGSEFINHDLIGWAGQREVFFTRSRPYKKNDQATIESKNNHLVRRYGFYHRYDTATELALLNQLWPLVNDRLNFFTPTKKPEGWATDTVGRRKRLYDKPRSPYQRLLAAGVLNPAQETELAAYKATLKPVAMQRRITEIQQELTRLAGRKTARLEQHIAWKAPDPAGLKTRAS; translated from the coding sequence ATGGCAGCCCGAGTCGAGATCACGAAGAAGTACGCCAAGGCCTATGCCGCGGCCCCGAAGAAGGGCAAGTCCCAGATCCTCGACCACGTGGTCGAGATCACCGGCTGGAACCGTGACCATGCCCGCCAGCAGTTGGTGGCCCGGTTGAAACAGGCCCCGGGACGGGCCACCGCGACGGTCGCGGTGATCGATCGGCGCAAGACCAAGGCGTGTAAGTACTCCTACGACGCCAGGCTGATCCTGCAGCGGGTATGGGCGGCCTCGGGGGGCAGCTGCGGGCAGTACCTCGCCGCATCCATGAGCGATCTGATCGATGCGATGGAAGCCGAAGGCGAACTGGTGCCTAGCCAGGACCGTTACAGCGCCGAGGTCAGGGCCGAGCTGGAATCGATGTCGGCGGCCACGATCGACCGGTACCTCGCACCGGCGCGGGCGAAGGACCCGATCCGAGGAAAGACCGCCACCAAGCCCGGCAGCCTGCTACGAAACTCGATCACCGTGCGTAAAGCCGGTGACGAGGTCGAAGCCGAACCCGGGTTCTTCGAAGTCGACACCGTGGCCCACTGCGGCCCCACGCTGAAGGGCGAGTTCGCCCGCAGCGTGAACTTCACCGACATGCACACCGGCTGGAGCTTCACCTACTCCATCCGCAACAACGCCCACCTCCACATCCGGACCGCGTTCGACCACTTCATCGCCCAGGTCCCGTTCGCGGTCACCGGGATCGATTGTGACAACGGCTCGGAGTTCATCAACCACGACCTGATCGGCTGGGCCGGCCAACGAGAGGTGTTCTTCACCCGGTCGCGGCCTTACAAGAAAAACGATCAAGCCACCATCGAATCGAAGAACAACCACCTCGTGCGCCGCTACGGCTTCTACCACCGCTACGACACCGCCACCGAACTCGCGTTACTCAACCAGCTATGGCCGCTGGTCAACGACCGGCTCAACTTCTTCACCCCCACGAAGAAACCCGAAGGCTGGGCCACCGACACCGTAGGGCGCCGCAAACGCCTCTACGACAAGCCACGCTCCCCCTACCAGAGGCTCCTGGCCGCCGGGGTCCTCAACCCCGCCCAGGAAACAGAACTAGCCGCCTACAAGGCCACCCTCAAACCCGTCGCAATGCAACGACGCATCACCGAGATCCAACAGGAGCTCACCCGACTCGCAGGCCGAAAGACAGCCCGTCTCGAACAACACATCGCATGGAAGGCACCCGACCCCGCCGGCCTCAAAACCCGGGCCAGCTAA
- a CDS encoding DNA alkylation repair protein — protein MAESTVPEILEELRSLAEPKILEVNARHGDDHAVNLTKLRAVAKRLGMDTALARELWATDVTEARLLATLIGRPKEFERDELDAMLRSSRTPKVHDWLVNYVVKKSRHAEDLRTAWLEDADPVVASAGWALTSERVAKKPEGLDLEALLDTIEAELKDAPERLQWAMNMTLAYIGIHAPALRDRAVAIGERLEVLKDYPTPPNCTSPFAPTWIAEMVRRQEAGA, from the coding sequence ATGGCCGAGTCGACGGTGCCCGAGATCCTCGAGGAACTGAGGTCCCTCGCGGAACCGAAGATCCTGGAGGTCAACGCCCGCCACGGCGACGACCATGCCGTGAACCTGACGAAGCTCAGGGCCGTCGCGAAGCGGTTGGGCATGGACACCGCACTGGCCCGCGAGCTCTGGGCGACCGACGTCACGGAGGCGAGGCTGCTCGCCACCCTGATCGGCCGCCCGAAGGAGTTCGAACGCGACGAGCTGGACGCGATGCTGCGCTCATCGCGGACGCCGAAGGTGCATGACTGGCTGGTCAACTACGTCGTCAAGAAGTCAAGGCACGCGGAGGACCTCCGCACGGCCTGGCTCGAGGACGCGGATCCGGTGGTCGCGAGCGCCGGCTGGGCCCTGACTTCGGAGCGCGTGGCGAAGAAGCCCGAGGGGCTGGACCTCGAGGCCCTGCTCGACACGATCGAGGCGGAATTGAAGGACGCCCCGGAGCGCCTGCAGTGGGCGATGAACATGACGCTTGCCTACATCGGCATCCACGCGCCCGCGCTGCGGGACCGCGCGGTGGCCATCGGCGAGCGGCTCGAGGTGCTGAAGGACTATCCGACGCCGCCGAACTGCACCTCACCCTTCGCGCCGACCTGGATCGCCGAGATGGTGCGCCGCCAGGAGGCAGGCGCCTGA
- a CDS encoding DEAD/DEAH box helicase has protein sequence MSSNFARLGVPTSLVTALQARGITTPTPIQEATLPDSLAGRDVLGRGRTGSGKTFAFLLPLVARLAGGRQAPPKKARSLILAPTRELASQIEESLIPLAKTAGLSHVTVFGGVNQNPQVRALAKGVDVLVACPGRLLDLMGQGAVDLSAVTITIIDEADHMADMGFLPMVRRILDKTPQTGQRMLFSATLDQGVGVLVKAYLHNPVTHEADSAQSPVAKMDHHVLKVDKADRIRILADLAAAPGKTIMFTRTKHGAKKLARQLVQLGVPAVDLHGNLAQNARTRNLDAFHSGAVQTLVATDIAARGIHVDDVELVVHADPPAEHKAYLHRSGRTARAGKAGTVLTLATPDQTGEVRSLMRAAKISPTIASTRAGDQLIVDLAPGERVYLSPEQADAAAHPNRPQQEAQQPKQRGGARRPRRGPAKDSPRDGAPRGGGRDSGPRDGARSGTPRDGGTRRPRQESGARSGGRGRSGAASSGSNKGVAGFSAQRRRGR, from the coding sequence TTGTCTTCGAATTTCGCGCGCCTCGGCGTGCCCACCTCCCTCGTCACCGCCCTCCAGGCGCGTGGCATCACCACCCCGACGCCCATCCAGGAGGCCACCCTCCCCGACTCGCTGGCCGGACGTGACGTCCTCGGCCGCGGCCGCACCGGCTCGGGAAAGACCTTCGCCTTCCTGCTCCCCCTCGTCGCGCGCCTCGCAGGCGGTCGCCAGGCCCCGCCGAAGAAGGCCCGCTCCCTCATCCTCGCCCCGACCCGTGAGCTCGCCTCGCAGATCGAGGAGTCGCTGATCCCGCTCGCCAAGACGGCCGGGCTCAGCCACGTCACCGTCTTCGGCGGCGTGAACCAGAACCCCCAGGTCCGCGCTCTTGCCAAGGGCGTCGACGTGCTCGTCGCGTGCCCCGGCCGCCTGCTGGACCTGATGGGCCAGGGCGCGGTCGACCTGTCCGCGGTCACCATCACGATCATCGACGAGGCCGACCACATGGCAGACATGGGCTTCCTGCCCATGGTCCGCCGCATTCTCGACAAGACGCCCCAGACCGGTCAGCGGATGCTGTTCTCGGCCACCCTCGACCAGGGTGTCGGAGTGCTCGTCAAGGCGTACCTGCACAATCCCGTGACCCACGAGGCCGACTCGGCCCAGTCGCCCGTCGCCAAGATGGACCACCACGTACTCAAGGTCGACAAGGCCGACCGGATACGGATCCTGGCCGACCTCGCCGCCGCCCCGGGCAAGACGATCATGTTCACCCGCACCAAGCACGGCGCCAAGAAGCTCGCGCGTCAGCTCGTCCAGCTGGGCGTTCCCGCGGTCGATCTGCACGGCAACCTCGCGCAGAACGCCCGCACCCGTAACCTCGACGCCTTCCACTCCGGCGCCGTCCAGACCCTCGTCGCCACCGACATCGCCGCCCGCGGCATCCACGTCGACGACGTCGAGCTCGTCGTCCATGCCGACCCGCCCGCGGAGCACAAGGCCTACCTGCACCGCTCCGGCCGAACCGCCCGCGCGGGCAAGGCGGGCACCGTGCTGACGCTGGCCACCCCCGACCAGACCGGAGAGGTCCGCTCGCTGATGCGCGCGGCCAAGATCTCGCCGACCATCGCGTCGACGAGGGCGGGCGACCAGCTGATCGTCGACCTCGCCCCGGGCGAAAGGGTCTACCTGAGCCCCGAGCAGGCCGATGCGGCGGCGCACCCCAACCGGCCCCAGCAGGAGGCGCAGCAGCCGAAGCAGCGCGGCGGGGCTCGTCGCCCCCGCCGTGGCCCGGCGAAGGACAGCCCGCGCGACGGAGCCCCTCGCGGCGGCGGTCGCGACTCGGGTCCTCGCGACGGCGCCCGCAGCGGCACCCCGCGCGACGGAGGAACCCGCAGGCCGAGGCAGGAGTCCGGGGCACGCTCCGGAGGCCGAGGCCGCTCCGGCGCCGCCTCCTCAGGCAGCAACAAAGGCGTGGCGGGCTTCAGCGCGCAGCGCCGTCGCGGTCGCTGA
- a CDS encoding S9 family peptidase, whose protein sequence is MTDAEKSPWFDLETYVTTPRLTGLVLSHDGTTLMAAVQGPDADKTAYTTSLWSVDPRGERRAVRKTRSVKGEAAAAFLRDGSLVFTSKRDIPTEGDDAPKDSTSALWCLPGDGGEAYVLARRDGGWGTVLTNADTDDVILGVLMHDGVDDDEADAAKRETRSKKKVSAILHDGYPVRYWDHDLGAEHLRLRRATVSGEGDDHRLEDLKDLTGDVGDAIEAVTVSRNGATLVAAWEEHLPQGITVGRLARIDPATGERTVIATAEDAEFGGAVVSDDGRYVLAVRHRISSPTQSVDSKLWLIDLETGEGRVVADDWDRWGHPVAISPDNTTGYVVADEDGAAPVFSVDLGSGEVRRLTQEGAHSSVLRSPDGATLYALRSSYANPGDIVAIDVASATSRVLPSPVSYPELPGRVERVETQASDGTRVPGWLILPEGASEADPAPLTLWVHGGPLGSWNAWSWRWCPWLLVSRGQAVLLPDPALSTGYGLDYIQRGWGQWGAEPYTDIMALTDAVEARGDIRDDASVMMGGSFGGYMANWIATHTDRFAGIVSHASLWNLTSFGPTTDAAWYWKRELSPEMLEANSPHTLAEEIVTPMLVIHGDKDYRVPIGEGLALWWALNEHYDGDLDKFPHRFLYFPDENHWILTPQHAIVWYETVLAFADGVRAGEPMRRPELL, encoded by the coding sequence ATGACCGATGCTGAGAAATCACCCTGGTTCGACCTTGAGACCTACGTCACGACGCCGCGGCTGACGGGACTCGTGCTGAGCCATGACGGCACGACCCTGATGGCCGCCGTGCAGGGTCCCGACGCGGACAAGACCGCCTACACGACCTCCCTCTGGAGCGTCGACCCGCGCGGCGAGCGCCGGGCCGTCCGCAAGACCCGTTCCGTCAAGGGAGAGGCCGCGGCCGCCTTCCTGCGCGACGGATCGCTCGTGTTCACCTCCAAGCGCGACATCCCCACCGAGGGCGACGACGCCCCCAAGGACTCCACCAGCGCTCTGTGGTGCCTGCCTGGTGACGGCGGCGAGGCCTATGTGCTCGCCCGCCGCGACGGCGGCTGGGGAACGGTGCTCACCAACGCCGACACCGACGACGTGATCCTCGGCGTGCTGATGCACGACGGCGTCGATGACGACGAGGCCGATGCAGCCAAGCGCGAGACCAGGTCGAAGAAGAAGGTCAGCGCGATCCTCCATGACGGCTACCCGGTGCGCTACTGGGACCACGACCTGGGCGCCGAGCACCTGCGTCTTCGCCGAGCCACCGTCTCGGGTGAGGGCGACGACCACCGTCTCGAAGACCTCAAGGACCTGACCGGAGACGTCGGCGACGCGATCGAGGCGGTCACCGTCTCGCGCAACGGGGCCACCCTCGTCGCCGCCTGGGAGGAGCACCTTCCCCAGGGCATCACCGTCGGAAGGCTGGCGCGGATCGACCCGGCCACCGGCGAGCGCACCGTGATCGCGACCGCGGAGGATGCCGAGTTCGGCGGAGCCGTGGTCAGCGACGACGGCCGCTACGTCCTCGCGGTGCGCCATCGCATCTCCTCGCCGACGCAATCTGTTGACTCCAAGCTGTGGCTGATCGACCTCGAGACCGGCGAGGGCCGCGTCGTGGCCGACGACTGGGACCGCTGGGGCCACCCCGTCGCGATCTCGCCCGACAACACGACGGGCTATGTCGTGGCCGACGAGGACGGCGCCGCCCCCGTCTTCTCCGTCGACCTCGGCAGCGGAGAGGTGCGTCGGCTCACCCAGGAGGGAGCCCACTCGTCCGTGCTGCGTAGCCCCGACGGCGCGACGCTCTACGCGCTGCGCTCCTCGTACGCGAACCCCGGCGACATCGTCGCCATCGATGTCGCGTCGGCGACCAGCCGCGTGCTGCCCTCGCCCGTGTCCTACCCGGAGCTGCCTGGCCGGGTCGAACGCGTCGAGACGCAGGCCTCCGACGGCACCCGCGTCCCCGGCTGGCTGATCCTGCCGGAGGGCGCCTCCGAGGCGGACCCGGCGCCGCTGACGCTGTGGGTGCACGGCGGTCCGCTCGGCTCGTGGAATGCGTGGTCGTGGCGCTGGTGCCCGTGGCTGCTCGTTTCCCGCGGCCAGGCCGTCCTGCTTCCCGACCCGGCGCTGTCGACCGGCTACGGCCTCGACTACATCCAGCGGGGCTGGGGCCAGTGGGGGGCCGAGCCCTACACCGACATCATGGCGCTCACCGACGCCGTCGAGGCGCGCGGCGACATCCGCGACGACGCCTCGGTGATGATGGGCGGCTCCTTCGGCGGGTACATGGCCAACTGGATCGCCACCCACACCGACCGCTTCGCGGGCATCGTGTCCCACGCGTCGCTGTGGAACCTGACCAGCTTCGGCCCGACCACCGACGCCGCCTGGTACTGGAAGCGCGAGCTCAGCCCCGAGATGCTGGAGGCCAACTCCCCGCACACCTTGGCGGAGGAGATCGTCACCCCGATGCTCGTCATCCACGGCGACAAGGACTACCGCGTCCCGATCGGTGAGGGGCTGGCCCTCTGGTGGGCGCTCAACGAGCACTACGACGGTGACCTCGACAAGTTCCCGCACAGGTTCCTCTACTTCCCCGACGAGAACCACTGGATCCTCACCCCGCAGCATGCGATCGTCTGGTACGAGACGGTGCTGGCCTTCGCCGACGGCGTGCGCGCCGGTGAGCCGATGCGCCGCCCGGAACTGCTCTGA
- a CDS encoding YciI family protein: MPKYLISMYGPTAPDPTRDEGKDVEAHDAYGQQITTEGILRFACAVVDPDATVTLGNTHDHAADAEPKSSLVGVYVIEIDSMDEALAVAQRNPINEQGGYLEVREIEA, from the coding sequence ATGCCCAAGTACCTCATCTCGATGTACGGCCCCACCGCGCCCGACCCCACGCGCGACGAGGGCAAGGACGTCGAGGCGCACGACGCCTACGGCCAGCAGATCACCACCGAGGGGATCCTCAGGTTCGCCTGCGCCGTCGTCGACCCGGACGCCACCGTCACGCTCGGCAACACCCACGACCACGCGGCCGATGCAGAGCCGAAGTCGTCCCTCGTCGGCGTCTACGTGATCGAGATCGACTCGATGGACGAGGCGCTGGCCGTTGCGCAGCGCAACCCGATCAACGAGCAGGGCGGCTACCTGGAGGTCCGCGAGATCGAGGCCTGA